The Mauremys reevesii isolate NIE-2019 linkage group 13, ASM1616193v1, whole genome shotgun sequence genome contains a region encoding:
- the LOC120379907 gene encoding olfactory receptor 10K1-like codes for MEKTEGRNETLVMDFILLGFGNAPELQPLLFLLFLLIYTVTMVGNILIIMLVVVDQHLHNPMYFFLGNLACLEISYTSTILPRLLASLLTGDRTISVKGCLVQTYFFGMIAMSESMLLAAMSYDRYLAICNPLRYAALMNGRVCFQLVAGSWVCSFLVIGTVNYFLFKLTFCGSKEIDHFFCDFSPMIKLSCGDTQTLQLATFTVATIGTLVPLLLTLTSYIYIITAILRISSTTGRQKAFSTCSSHLIVVTIFYMSVITVYVFPKSNTPKVLHKIFSVFYTVLTPMINPVIYSLRNKEVKESLRKTILKWVAFRKRHRNLKGKF; via the coding sequence ATGGAGAAAACAGAAGGAAGAAATGAAACCCTGGTCATGGATTTCATCCTCTTAGGGTTTGGGAATGCCCCTGAACTTCAGccccttctcttcctgctgtttctaCTGATCTACACTGTGACCATGGtcgggaacatcctcatcattatGCTAGTTGTGGTTGATCAGCACCTCCACaaccccatgtacttcttcctggggaacttggCCTGCTTGGAGATCTCCTACACatccaccatcctgcccaggctgctggccagtctcctgactggggacagaaccatTTCTGTTAAGGGCTGCCTTGTACAAACATATTTTTTTGGTATGATAGCAATGTCAGAAAGTATGCTGCTTGCAGcaatgtcttatgatcggtatttagcaaTATGCAATCCACTCCGTTATGCTGCTCTGATGAATGGCAGGGTTTGTTTCCAGCTAGTGGCAGGGTCCTGGGTATGTAGTTTTCTGGTCATTGGCACAGTAAATTATTTCTTGTTCAAATTAACATTCTGTGGTTCCAAagaaattgaccatttcttttgtgatttttcaCCCATGATAAAGCTGTCTTGTGGTGACACCCAGACTCTGCAATTGGCGACATTTACTGTCGCTACCATTGGGACTCTTGTGCCTTTGCTACTGACACTGACATCCTACATTTATATCATCACTGCCATTCTGAGAATCTCTTCCACCACAgggaggcaaaaggccttttccacctgctcctctcacctcattgtggtgacaATTTTCTACATGAGCGTGATTACTGTCTATGTGTTTCCAAAAAGTAACACTCCCAAGGTTCTACACAAAATATTCTCTGTCTTCTACACAGTTCTGACTCCCATGATCAACCCTGttatctacagcctgagaaacaaggagGTCAAAGAGTCCCTGAGAAAAACTATTCTGAAATGGGTTGCTTTCAGAAAAAGGCATAGAAACTTAAAGGGAAAATTTTAG